Within the Maledivibacter sp. genome, the region TATTATATTTAACTTTATTAGTTATGATATTGATTACAGCAGACTGTTTACTTTAATTATTTCATATATTATTACATTTGCTGTCGGACTTATTTTATGGAAGATCATATGTGAATTATTGGTCATTATCTTTCGTTGCTTCGAGATTTATTATGAATCAAAGAAAAAAGAAATGGAAGGATAGCTATAGAGCAAATTGCATAATTACTTTCTATAAAAACCATCTACCACATGTAGTTTTAAAATCCCAATAGCTATACCACCAAATATGCTTATATCTTAAGTAATTAAATTAAGGATGATATTCGCATATGCAATTATGCCAAGTAAGAGTTATGCAATTTCATCTATAGAGATTCCAGTCAAAACTTTAATTTTTGGAAATCTATATACAAGGCATATAACCCTAAAAGCGTTTCGTTTTGATGACGCTTTTTTTATACAAAAAATGAAAAAAAGAGACATATGCACCTTATCATACATCCCTTCTTATATAATGGAGCTGGTGATGGGACTCGAACCCGCAACCTGCTGATTACAAGTCAGCTGCTCTGCCAATTGAGCTACACCAGCCAAAAAGAAACTCACCCCGCTTGTTTTATCAAAGCGGTACTTGCCTTTTATTTGTCCGACGGACAAACTATCAAAAATGTACTTGCCCTATATTTATCTTACAGATAAATATAACTGGTGACCCCTAGGGGACTCGAACCCCTGTTACCGCCGTGAAAGGGCGGTGTCTTAACCGCTTGACCAAGGGGCCAAACTATTGTGATACAAAGACATCAAAAATGTACTTGTCTTCTATTTGTCCTACAGACAAATAGAACTGGTGACCCATCCGCGACTCGAACGCGGGACACCCTGATTAAAAGTCAGGTGCTCTACCGACTGAGCTAATGGGTCTTGCTCACAGTTATATATATTACAGTAGAATATCTAACATGTCAACAAAAATCTACAATATTTTTTATGTATAATTTGGATAAAAAAATCCACCATGAAGGCGAATTCTTTAAAAAATAATATTAGTTTACTTCCCATCTTAAATCGGGGCCATAGAACTCAAGCATTTCAAATCTACCAAATATTCTTGAAGAAACTCTATGACTATAGGTATTGGCTATATCGATGGGACCAAGATTAGTTGAAACTATGGTTTTTTTGTTTTGAATGATTCTATTGTTAATTATATTGAAAATTTCTATATTAGTAAAAGTATTAGTAAGTTCAGTACCTAGGTCGTCTATGATCAATAGATCGCAGTCAAAAAGTAGATCATAACTCATTCTAAGCTCCGGGGTTTTATTTTTATTAAACTTATATTCTTCAATAATTTCAAGTATTTTAAATGCGGTTTGATATACGACTATTTTACCCTTATCAAGTAGGGCTTTTGCAATACAGTTACATAAGAAGGTTTTACCTAGACCAGTTGTGCCATAAAAAAGTAGATTTTCTCCATTGTTTTTACCGAAGTTGTTAACAAAACCCTCTGAAACACTTAAAATATTAAGCATATTTTCTCTAGGGGTTAAATCTTCATCCTCAAATTTCTTATTAGAAAAAATATTTATATCAAAGGTTTGAAAGTTTTCATTGTTTAATGAATTGGATAAATTAGACATAGCATATGCTTTATCAATCAATTTCTGCTTGAAGCATTTGCATTTTTTACCATTTGATACAAAACCCGTATCCTTGCATAGCTTACATGAATAGTTTATTTCTAAAAAGTTTAAGGGTATATTATTCTCAGTTAAAAGTATGGCCTTTTCTTGCTTTAATTTTTCTGTGTACCTTTTAATCTTTTCGACTTCAACCTCATAGTCAGAAGGATTTTGAAGGATTGTCCTAGATAGCTTTATGCCTATTTTTGAGATTTCATCATCAAGATCCTTTAGCCTAGGAACTATGTTATAAACTTCGGCCTTTCTATATTGGAGTTCTTTCTCAGCATCATCTCTTCTTTTTTCGTACTTAAGCAATATATCTTTGATAAAACTTCCATTCATAAAGTC harbors:
- a CDS encoding ATP-binding protein; this encodes MNGSFIKDILLKYEKRRDDAEKELQYRKAEVYNIVPRLKDLDDEISKIGIKLSRTILQNPSDYEVEVEKIKRYTEKLKQEKAILLTENNIPLNFLEINYSCKLCKDTGFVSNGKKCKCFKQKLIDKAYAMSNLSNSLNNENFQTFDINIFSNKKFEDEDLTPRENMLNILSVSEGFVNNFGKNNGENLLFYGTTGLGKTFLCNCIAKALLDKGKIVVYQTAFKILEIIEEYKFNKNKTPELRMSYDLLFDCDLLIIDDLGTELTNTFTNIEIFNIINNRIIQNKKTIVSTNLGPIDIANTYSHRVSSRIFGRFEMLEFYGPDLRWEVN